A window of the Hordeum vulgare subsp. vulgare chromosome 5H, MorexV3_pseudomolecules_assembly, whole genome shotgun sequence genome harbors these coding sequences:
- the LOC123399930 gene encoding GDP-mannose 3,5-epimerase 2 has protein sequence MALNEKYTYAELEKEPYWPFEKLRISITGAGGFIASHIAKRLKGEGHYIIASDWKKNEHMEEDMFCHEFHLADLRVMDNCLKVTTGVDHVFNLAADMGGMGFIQSNHSVIMYNNTMISFNMLEAGRINGVKRFFYASSACIYPEFKQLETVVSLKEADAWPAEPQDAYGLEKLATEELCKHYTKDFDIECRVGRFHNIYGPYGTWKGGREKAPAAFCRKALTSTDRFEMWGDGLQTRSFTFIDECVEGVLRLTKSDFREPVNIGSDEMVSMNEMAEIVLGFENKQLPIHHIPGPEGVRGRNSDNTLIKEKLGWAPTMRLKDGLRITYFWIKEQLEKEKSEGADVSAYGSSKVCTTQAPVQLGSLRAADGKE, from the exons ATGGCGCTCAACGAGAAGTACACGTACGCCGAGTTGGAGAAGGAGCCGTATTGGCCATTCGAGAAGCTGCGGATCTCGATTACAGGAGCTGGCGGCTTCATAGCCTCCCACATTGCAAAGCGCCTCAAGGGCGAGGGGCACTACATCATCGCCTCTGACTGGAAGAAGAACGAACACATGGAAGAGGATATGTTCTGCCATGAGTTTCACCTTGCTGATCTGAGGGTCATGGACAACTGCCTCAAGGTAACCACTGGGGTTGACCATGTTTTCAATCTGGCAGCTGATATGGGAGGGATGGGCTTCATCCAGTCCAACCATTCTGTCATCATGTACAACAACACTATGATCAGCTTTAACATGCTTGAGGCTGGTAGAATCAATGGTGTCAAGAG GTTCTTTTATGCTTCGAGTGCTTGCATCTACCCTGAATTTAAGCAGCTGGAAACTGTAGTTAGCTTGAAGGAGGCGGATGCTTGGCCGGCAGAG CCTCAAGATGCCTATGGCTTGGAGAAACTTGCCACTGAGGAATTGTGCAAGCACTACACAAAGGACTTTGACATTGAGTGCCGGGTTGGTCGCTTTCACAATATATATGGTCCATATGGGACATGGAAGG gtggaagggagaagGCACCTGCTGCTTTCTGCAGAAAGGCTCTAACCTCCACTGACCGGTTTGAGATGTGGGGAGATGGTCTGCAGACTAGATCCTTCACATTTATTGATGAATGTGTGGAGGGTGTCCTCAG GCTCACAAAGTCTGATTTCCGCGAGCCTGTAAACATCGGGAGTGATGAAATGGTGAGCATGAACGAGATGGCTGAGATAGTCCTGGGCTTCGAGAACAAGCAGCTGCCCATCCACCACATCCCTGGCCCCGAGGGCGTCCGTGGCCGTAACTCTGACAACACACTCATCAAGGAGAAGCTTGGCTGGGCTCCAACCATGAGGCTGAAG GATGGGCTGAGGATCACGTATTTTTGGATCAAGGAGCAGCTGGAGAAGGAAAAATCCGAAGGCGCAGACGTGTCGGCATACGGATCATCCAAGGTCTGCACCACGCAGGCACCGGTCCAGCTTGGCTCCCTCCGCGCCGCAGATGGCAAGGAGTGA